A window of Littorina saxatilis isolate snail1 linkage group LG7, US_GU_Lsax_2.0, whole genome shotgun sequence contains these coding sequences:
- the LOC138971201 gene encoding very-long-chain 3-oxoacyl-CoA reductase-like — protein sequence MALSSMLQTYFGKSAEYFTVIGAIATAYIAFRATSSVLNGLFTYFLSGMLGLSLNLKNAGSWAVVTGCTDGIGKAYAEQIAKRGINIVLISRTRSKLEELAKDIESRFKVQTRVIAADFTRPDIYDAISRELVGLDIGTLVNNVGMGYDFPEFFDQVENRNKLVLDMINCNSTSVAMMTGIVLPGMVAKKKGVIINISSAAGKKPTPLLSLYSGTKSFVDFFSRSLQHEYGPKGITVQVVLPYFVATKMSKIRNGSIFAPSPTTYVNSALNTVGLQSRTVGYWSHAIQDKVNMLLPLTLTTHFLMGARAKGLKKKVAKKE from the exons ATGGCTCTGTCGTCGATGTTGCAGACTTATTTTGGCAAATCAGCTGAATATTTCACCGTTATTGGTGCCATTGCTACGGCATACATAGCATTCAGAGCAACATCGTCGGTTCTCAATGGACTGTTTACCTATTTTCTGTCAGGAATGCTTGGGTTGTCGCTGAACTTGAAAAACGCTGGATCATGGGCAG TGGTGACTGGTTGTACCGATGGCATTGGCAAAGCATATGCTGAACAG ATTGCCAAGCGAGGAATAAACATTGTCCTCATCAGCCGCACAAGGTCAAAACTGGAAGAGCTGGCCAAAGATATTG AGAGTCGCTTCAAAGTACAAACGAGAGTGATTGCGGCAGACTTCACTCGCCCTGATATCTACGACGCCATAAGCAGGGAGCTGGTTGGCTTGGACATTGGAACCCTGG TGAACAATGTGGGAATGGGATATGACTTCCCAGAATTCTTTGATCAGGTTGAGAATCGAAATAAG CTGGTCTTGGACATGATCAACTGTAATTCCACTTCTGTTGCCATG ATGACGGGCATTGTGCTGCCAGGCATGGTGGCAAAGAAGAAGGGTGTGATCATCAACATTTCTTCAGCGGCAGGGAAGAAGCCCACACCTCTCCTGTCCCTCTACTCTGGCACTAAG AGCTTCGTGGACTTCTTCAGCCGTTCTCTGCAGCATGAGTACGGACCTAAAGGAATCACTGTGCAG GTGGTGCTGCCCTACTTTGTTGCCACCAAGATGAGCAAGATCAGGAATGGGAGCATTTTTGCCCCTTCACCTACAACCTACGTCAACAGTGCTCTCAACACTGTGGGTCTACAGTCACGCACTGTTGGCTACTGGAGTCATGCCattcag GACAAGGTGAATATGTTGCTTCCCCTGACCCTGACTACCCATTTTCTCATGGGAGCACGCGCCAAAGGTCTCAAGAAGAAGGTGGCCAAAAAAGAATGA